The following coding sequences lie in one Candidatus Eremiobacterota bacterium genomic window:
- a CDS encoding helix-turn-helix transcriptional regulator, with amino-acid sequence MSRAHLSAIELAILKALANGMQSKEIAALVGRRRATVEWYVRMLLVKLDARSRPHLVARALCSGAIGREDIDTEAI; translated from the coding sequence ATGAGTCGAGCCCACTTGAGCGCGATCGAGTTAGCGATTCTCAAGGCGCTTGCCAATGGCATGCAAAGCAAGGAGATCGCCGCTCTTGTCGGTCGTCGCAGAGCGACCGTCGAGTGGTACGTGCGGATGCTATTGGTCAAGCTCGACGCGCGATCGAGACCGCACCTGGTGGCACGAGCGCTTTGTAGCGGTGCGATCGGCAGGGAGGACATCGATACAGAAGCGATTTAG